A stretch of Arachis hypogaea cultivar Tifrunner chromosome 15, arahy.Tifrunner.gnm2.J5K5, whole genome shotgun sequence DNA encodes these proteins:
- the LOC112751844 gene encoding probable receptor-like protein kinase At5g24010 isoform X3, translating to MDTQKLVIIIIIPFILLLFMIPFSSSFTPIDNYLLSCGSQNNASFFNRIFIGDDGTNQGSNFLSSGKSFPLRNQNPNPKLPSLYHTARVFTNNGGYRFSMRKNGTHLEAAKAAVTTHTPNYQKGGATREIAPDNVYMTAQEMNMNQSTLASQFNITWNFPVASGGVRHLIRLHFCDIVSPALNLLYFDVYINNYSAYKDVDLSSLTFHALASPVYVDFIADSDDSGVIQISVGPSDLSSSMRKNAILNGAEILKMVNVMDSHVSPRKKRIWVLVGSIVGGTIVLVLVVAAILLIVKCKRKKPRERSVESVVWTPLRMFGGSSQSRMSEAVAFPSPGSYGYLGLKIPFAEIQLATNNFDRTLIIGSGGFGMVYKGVLRDKLKVAVKRGMPGSRQGLPEFQTEITILSKIRHRHLVSLVGYCEEHSEMILVYEYVEKGPLKKHLYGSSAHPPLSWKQRLEICIGAARGLHYLHTGFAQGIIHRDIKSTNILLDENYVAKVADFGLSRSGPCINETHVSTNVKGSFGYLDPEYFRRQQLTDKSDVYSFGVVLFEVLCARPAVDPQLDREQVNLAEWALECQKKGMLEQIIDPRLVGQIKESSLKKFGETAEKCLAEYGVDRPSMGDVLWNLEYLLQLQENGQQGEPDNATATIVPGNASSSTRTEDDSDKGYSDISSSQVFSQLMTNEGR from the exons ATGGATACTCAAAAGCTTGTTATCATTATTATCATacccttcattcttcttcttttcatgatcccattctcttcttcttttactccTATAGACAACTACCTCCTAAGCTGTGGATCACAGAACAATGCTTCATTCTTCAACAGGATTTTCATTGGTGATGATGGTACCAACCAAGGCTCAAACTTTCTCTCTTCTGGCAAATCCTTTCCTCTCAGAAACCAAAACCCAAATCCAAAGTTGCCATCTTTGTATCACACTGCAAGAGTTTTCACCAACAATGGTGGCTACAGGTTCAGCATGAGGAAAAACGGCACTCACTTG GAAGCAGCTAAGGCTGCAGTTACCACTCACACCCCCAATTATCAGAAGGGAGGTGCAACCCGAGAGATTGCGCCGGATAATGTTTATATGACTGCTCAGGAGATGAATATGAATCAGTCCACCTTAGCTTCACAGTTCAACATAACATGGAATTTTCCGGTGGCTTCCGGTGGCGTTCGACACTTGATTCGGTTGCATTTCTGTGATATTGTTAGTCCTGCTCTTAATTTGCTTTACTTTGATGTGTATATCAACAACTACTCTGCATATAAGGATGTTGATCTGTCATCCCTTACATTCCACGCACTTGCATCTCCAGTCTATGTGGATTTCATTGCAGATTCTGATGATTCGGGTGTTATTCAGATAAGTGTTGGCCCTTCTGATCTTAGCAGTTCAATGAGGAAGAATGCCATACTGAATGGAGCAGAGATATTGAAGATGGTTAATGTCATGGATTCGCATGTTTCGCCGAGGAAGAAGAGGATTTGGGTTTTGGTAGGCTCAATTGTTGGAGGGACTATTGTTTTGGTTCTAGTTGTAGCTGCTATTTTGCTTATTGTCAAATGCAAGAGGAAGAAACCAAGAGAAAGATCAGTAGAAAGTGTAGTGTGGACGCCGTTGCGCATGTTTGGAGGGAGTTCACAAAGTAGAATGTCTGAAGCTGTAGCTTTTCCATCTCCTGGTTCTTATGGTTATCTTGGTTTGAAGATCCCTTTTGCTGAGATTCAATTAGCAACAAACAATTTTGATAGAACTTTGATTATAGGGTCTGGAGGTTTTGGCATGGTTTATAAAGGAGTTCTCAGGGACAAGTTAAAGGTTGCTGTCAAGAGAGGGATGCCAGGATCAAGGCAGGGCCTTCCGGAATTCCAGACTGAAATAACTATTTTGTCCAAGATTCGCCATCGCCATCTTGTTTCGCTGGTTGGATACTGTGAAGAACATTCAGAAATGATTCTTGTTTATGAGTATGTGGAGAAAGGACCACTTAAGAAGCATTTGTATGGCTCTTCAGCACATCCACCTTTGTCCTGGAAGCAGCGACTCGAGATATGCATTGGCGCGGCTAGAGGTCTGCATTATCTTCACACTGGTTTCGCGCAAGGAATCATTCACCGGGACATCAAATCAACCAATATCTTGCTTGATGAGAATTATGTGGCCAAGGTTGCTGATTTTGGTCTATCAAGATCAGGGCCATGTATCAATGAAACTCATGTGAGTACTAATGTCAAGGGTAGTTTTGGTTATCTTGATCCAGAGTATTTCCGGAGGCAGCAACTCACGGATAAGTCAGATGTGTACTCATTCGGCGTTGTGCTTTTCGAGGTGCTGTGTGCTAGACCTGCTGTTGATCCACAACTTGACAGGGAACAGGTGAATTTAGCAGAATGGGCACTTGAATGTCAGAAGAAGGGAATGCTTGAACAAATCATTGATCCGCGTCTTGTTGGACAAATCAAGGAGAGTTCATTGAAGAAATTCGGGGAAACAGCAGAGAAATGTTTGGCTGAGTATGGTGTTGATAGGCCAAGCATGGGTGATGTGTTGTGGAATTTGGAGTACTTGCTTCAGCTCCAAGAAAATGGACAACAAGGTGAACCGGATAACGCGACTGCGACGATTGTTCCCGGGAATGCTTCTAGCAGCACAAGAACTGAAGATGATTCTGATAAAGGCTATTCTGACATAAGTTCTAGCCAGGTTTTTTCTCAACTAATGACCAATGAAGGCAGATAG
- the LOC112751844 gene encoding probable receptor-like protein kinase At5g24010 isoform X1 has product MDTQKLVIIIIIPFILLLFMIPFSSSFTPIDNYLLSCGSQNNASFFNRIFIGDDGTNQGSNFLSSGKSFPLRNQNPNPKLPSLYHTARVFTNNGGYRFSMRKNGTHLVRFHFSPFKAQGHDLKSANFSVLVDGNLVLSRFNFKPNNDDAMIKEFILKSESDFLEIMFRPLRNSGFGFVNAVEVFSAPDDFLLDFGARFVSASGVEEYKNFSNQVFETVHRINVGGLKLTPFNDTLWRTWIPDEDFLVLKEAAKAAVTTHTPNYQKGGATREIAPDNVYMTAQEMNMNQSTLASQFNITWNFPVASGGVRHLIRLHFCDIVSPALNLLYFDVYINNYSAYKDVDLSSLTFHALASPVYVDFIADSDDSGVIQISVGPSDLSSSMRKNAILNGAEILKMVNVMDSHVSPRKKRIWVLVGSIVGGTIVLVLVVAAILLIVKCKRKKPRERSVESVVWTPLRMFGGSSQSRMSEAVAFPSPGSYGYLGLKIPFAEIQLATNNFDRTLIIGSGGFGMVYKGVLRDKLKVAVKRGMPGSRQGLPEFQTEITILSKIRHRHLVSLVGYCEEHSEMILVYEYVEKGPLKKHLYGSSAHPPLSWKQRLEICIGAARGLHYLHTGFAQGIIHRDIKSTNILLDENYVAKVADFGLSRSGPCINETHVSTNVKGSFGYLDPEYFRRQQLTDKSDVYSFGVVLFEVLCARPAVDPQLDREQVNLAEWALECQKKGMLEQIIDPRLVGQIKESSLKKFGETAEKCLAEYGVDRPSMGDVLWNLEYLLQLQENGQQGEPDNATATIVPGNASSSTRTEDDSDKGYSDISSSQVFSQLMTNEGR; this is encoded by the coding sequence ATGGATACTCAAAAGCTTGTTATCATTATTATCATacccttcattcttcttcttttcatgatcccattctcttcttcttttactccTATAGACAACTACCTCCTAAGCTGTGGATCACAGAACAATGCTTCATTCTTCAACAGGATTTTCATTGGTGATGATGGTACCAACCAAGGCTCAAACTTTCTCTCTTCTGGCAAATCCTTTCCTCTCAGAAACCAAAACCCAAATCCAAAGTTGCCATCTTTGTATCACACTGCAAGAGTTTTCACCAACAATGGTGGCTACAGGTTCAGCATGAGGAAAAACGGCACTCACTTGGTTCGTTTTCATTTCTCACCTTTTAAGGCACAAGGTCATGATCTTAAATCTGCAAACTTTAGTGTCTTGGTTGATGGGAATTTGGTTCTCAGTAGGTTCAATTTCAAGCCAAATAATGATGATGCAATGATTAAAGAGTTCATTTTGAAATCAGAGTCTGATTTTCTTGAAATTATGTTTAGGCCTTTGAGGAATTCTGGTTTTGGATTTGTCAATGCTGTGGAAGTTTTTTCTGCCCCTGATGATTTTCTTTTAGATTTTGGAGCTAGGTTTGTTAGTGCCTCTGGTGTTGAGGAGTACAAGAACTTCTCAAATCAGGTTTTTGAAACTGTTCATAGGATCAATGTTGGGGGTTTGAAATTAACCCCTTTTAATGATACCCTTTGGAGGACTTGGATCCCTGATGAGGATTTTCTTGTCTTAAAGGAAGCAGCTAAGGCTGCAGTTACCACTCACACCCCCAATTATCAGAAGGGAGGTGCAACCCGAGAGATTGCGCCGGATAATGTTTATATGACTGCTCAGGAGATGAATATGAATCAGTCCACCTTAGCTTCACAGTTCAACATAACATGGAATTTTCCGGTGGCTTCCGGTGGCGTTCGACACTTGATTCGGTTGCATTTCTGTGATATTGTTAGTCCTGCTCTTAATTTGCTTTACTTTGATGTGTATATCAACAACTACTCTGCATATAAGGATGTTGATCTGTCATCCCTTACATTCCACGCACTTGCATCTCCAGTCTATGTGGATTTCATTGCAGATTCTGATGATTCGGGTGTTATTCAGATAAGTGTTGGCCCTTCTGATCTTAGCAGTTCAATGAGGAAGAATGCCATACTGAATGGAGCAGAGATATTGAAGATGGTTAATGTCATGGATTCGCATGTTTCGCCGAGGAAGAAGAGGATTTGGGTTTTGGTAGGCTCAATTGTTGGAGGGACTATTGTTTTGGTTCTAGTTGTAGCTGCTATTTTGCTTATTGTCAAATGCAAGAGGAAGAAACCAAGAGAAAGATCAGTAGAAAGTGTAGTGTGGACGCCGTTGCGCATGTTTGGAGGGAGTTCACAAAGTAGAATGTCTGAAGCTGTAGCTTTTCCATCTCCTGGTTCTTATGGTTATCTTGGTTTGAAGATCCCTTTTGCTGAGATTCAATTAGCAACAAACAATTTTGATAGAACTTTGATTATAGGGTCTGGAGGTTTTGGCATGGTTTATAAAGGAGTTCTCAGGGACAAGTTAAAGGTTGCTGTCAAGAGAGGGATGCCAGGATCAAGGCAGGGCCTTCCGGAATTCCAGACTGAAATAACTATTTTGTCCAAGATTCGCCATCGCCATCTTGTTTCGCTGGTTGGATACTGTGAAGAACATTCAGAAATGATTCTTGTTTATGAGTATGTGGAGAAAGGACCACTTAAGAAGCATTTGTATGGCTCTTCAGCACATCCACCTTTGTCCTGGAAGCAGCGACTCGAGATATGCATTGGCGCGGCTAGAGGTCTGCATTATCTTCACACTGGTTTCGCGCAAGGAATCATTCACCGGGACATCAAATCAACCAATATCTTGCTTGATGAGAATTATGTGGCCAAGGTTGCTGATTTTGGTCTATCAAGATCAGGGCCATGTATCAATGAAACTCATGTGAGTACTAATGTCAAGGGTAGTTTTGGTTATCTTGATCCAGAGTATTTCCGGAGGCAGCAACTCACGGATAAGTCAGATGTGTACTCATTCGGCGTTGTGCTTTTCGAGGTGCTGTGTGCTAGACCTGCTGTTGATCCACAACTTGACAGGGAACAGGTGAATTTAGCAGAATGGGCACTTGAATGTCAGAAGAAGGGAATGCTTGAACAAATCATTGATCCGCGTCTTGTTGGACAAATCAAGGAGAGTTCATTGAAGAAATTCGGGGAAACAGCAGAGAAATGTTTGGCTGAGTATGGTGTTGATAGGCCAAGCATGGGTGATGTGTTGTGGAATTTGGAGTACTTGCTTCAGCTCCAAGAAAATGGACAACAAGGTGAACCGGATAACGCGACTGCGACGATTGTTCCCGGGAATGCTTCTAGCAGCACAAGAACTGAAGATGATTCTGATAAAGGCTATTCTGACATAAGTTCTAGCCAGGTTTTTTCTCAACTAATGACCAATGAAGGCAGATAG
- the LOC112751844 gene encoding probable receptor-like protein kinase At5g24010 isoform X2 produces MRKNGTHLVRFHFSPFKAQGHDLKSANFSVLVDGNLVLSRFNFKPNNDDAMIKEFILKSESDFLEIMFRPLRNSGFGFVNAVEVFSAPDDFLLDFGARFVSASGVEEYKNFSNQVFETVHRINVGGLKLTPFNDTLWRTWIPDEDFLVLKEAAKAAVTTHTPNYQKGGATREIAPDNVYMTAQEMNMNQSTLASQFNITWNFPVASGGVRHLIRLHFCDIVSPALNLLYFDVYINNYSAYKDVDLSSLTFHALASPVYVDFIADSDDSGVIQISVGPSDLSSSMRKNAILNGAEILKMVNVMDSHVSPRKKRIWVLVGSIVGGTIVLVLVVAAILLIVKCKRKKPRERSVESVVWTPLRMFGGSSQSRMSEAVAFPSPGSYGYLGLKIPFAEIQLATNNFDRTLIIGSGGFGMVYKGVLRDKLKVAVKRGMPGSRQGLPEFQTEITILSKIRHRHLVSLVGYCEEHSEMILVYEYVEKGPLKKHLYGSSAHPPLSWKQRLEICIGAARGLHYLHTGFAQGIIHRDIKSTNILLDENYVAKVADFGLSRSGPCINETHVSTNVKGSFGYLDPEYFRRQQLTDKSDVYSFGVVLFEVLCARPAVDPQLDREQVNLAEWALECQKKGMLEQIIDPRLVGQIKESSLKKFGETAEKCLAEYGVDRPSMGDVLWNLEYLLQLQENGQQGEPDNATATIVPGNASSSTRTEDDSDKGYSDISSSQVFSQLMTNEGR; encoded by the coding sequence ATGAGGAAAAACGGCACTCACTTGGTTCGTTTTCATTTCTCACCTTTTAAGGCACAAGGTCATGATCTTAAATCTGCAAACTTTAGTGTCTTGGTTGATGGGAATTTGGTTCTCAGTAGGTTCAATTTCAAGCCAAATAATGATGATGCAATGATTAAAGAGTTCATTTTGAAATCAGAGTCTGATTTTCTTGAAATTATGTTTAGGCCTTTGAGGAATTCTGGTTTTGGATTTGTCAATGCTGTGGAAGTTTTTTCTGCCCCTGATGATTTTCTTTTAGATTTTGGAGCTAGGTTTGTTAGTGCCTCTGGTGTTGAGGAGTACAAGAACTTCTCAAATCAGGTTTTTGAAACTGTTCATAGGATCAATGTTGGGGGTTTGAAATTAACCCCTTTTAATGATACCCTTTGGAGGACTTGGATCCCTGATGAGGATTTTCTTGTCTTAAAGGAAGCAGCTAAGGCTGCAGTTACCACTCACACCCCCAATTATCAGAAGGGAGGTGCAACCCGAGAGATTGCGCCGGATAATGTTTATATGACTGCTCAGGAGATGAATATGAATCAGTCCACCTTAGCTTCACAGTTCAACATAACATGGAATTTTCCGGTGGCTTCCGGTGGCGTTCGACACTTGATTCGGTTGCATTTCTGTGATATTGTTAGTCCTGCTCTTAATTTGCTTTACTTTGATGTGTATATCAACAACTACTCTGCATATAAGGATGTTGATCTGTCATCCCTTACATTCCACGCACTTGCATCTCCAGTCTATGTGGATTTCATTGCAGATTCTGATGATTCGGGTGTTATTCAGATAAGTGTTGGCCCTTCTGATCTTAGCAGTTCAATGAGGAAGAATGCCATACTGAATGGAGCAGAGATATTGAAGATGGTTAATGTCATGGATTCGCATGTTTCGCCGAGGAAGAAGAGGATTTGGGTTTTGGTAGGCTCAATTGTTGGAGGGACTATTGTTTTGGTTCTAGTTGTAGCTGCTATTTTGCTTATTGTCAAATGCAAGAGGAAGAAACCAAGAGAAAGATCAGTAGAAAGTGTAGTGTGGACGCCGTTGCGCATGTTTGGAGGGAGTTCACAAAGTAGAATGTCTGAAGCTGTAGCTTTTCCATCTCCTGGTTCTTATGGTTATCTTGGTTTGAAGATCCCTTTTGCTGAGATTCAATTAGCAACAAACAATTTTGATAGAACTTTGATTATAGGGTCTGGAGGTTTTGGCATGGTTTATAAAGGAGTTCTCAGGGACAAGTTAAAGGTTGCTGTCAAGAGAGGGATGCCAGGATCAAGGCAGGGCCTTCCGGAATTCCAGACTGAAATAACTATTTTGTCCAAGATTCGCCATCGCCATCTTGTTTCGCTGGTTGGATACTGTGAAGAACATTCAGAAATGATTCTTGTTTATGAGTATGTGGAGAAAGGACCACTTAAGAAGCATTTGTATGGCTCTTCAGCACATCCACCTTTGTCCTGGAAGCAGCGACTCGAGATATGCATTGGCGCGGCTAGAGGTCTGCATTATCTTCACACTGGTTTCGCGCAAGGAATCATTCACCGGGACATCAAATCAACCAATATCTTGCTTGATGAGAATTATGTGGCCAAGGTTGCTGATTTTGGTCTATCAAGATCAGGGCCATGTATCAATGAAACTCATGTGAGTACTAATGTCAAGGGTAGTTTTGGTTATCTTGATCCAGAGTATTTCCGGAGGCAGCAACTCACGGATAAGTCAGATGTGTACTCATTCGGCGTTGTGCTTTTCGAGGTGCTGTGTGCTAGACCTGCTGTTGATCCACAACTTGACAGGGAACAGGTGAATTTAGCAGAATGGGCACTTGAATGTCAGAAGAAGGGAATGCTTGAACAAATCATTGATCCGCGTCTTGTTGGACAAATCAAGGAGAGTTCATTGAAGAAATTCGGGGAAACAGCAGAGAAATGTTTGGCTGAGTATGGTGTTGATAGGCCAAGCATGGGTGATGTGTTGTGGAATTTGGAGTACTTGCTTCAGCTCCAAGAAAATGGACAACAAGGTGAACCGGATAACGCGACTGCGACGATTGTTCCCGGGAATGCTTCTAGCAGCACAAGAACTGAAGATGATTCTGATAAAGGCTATTCTGACATAAGTTCTAGCCAGGTTTTTTCTCAACTAATGACCAATGAAGGCAGATAG
- the LOC112751847 gene encoding deSI-like protein At4g17486, with protein MTDVILHIYDVTNSGSEKTNSTIVQINKIFKDGIGLGGIFHSAVQVYGEDEWSFGFCEQGTGVFSCPSGKNPMYTYREFIVLGKTSCSIFKVNQILRELSREWPGCSYDLLAKNCNHFCDEFCERLGVPKLPGWVNRFANAGDTAMEVAGNTAIRLRQAKTEVVSASKVALRFLVGLTNNVRNGAPPESPNSNRGGASASPRFQASWLKNMITTGAKPSTSSEAENENGVEPRRPPTHEDDKALLRSSSSSHDS; from the exons atgacggATGTGATACTGCATATATACGATGTGACGAATAGTGGATCGGAGAAGACGAACAGCACCATTGTTCAGATCAACAAGATCTTCAAGGACGGGATTGGTCTCGGTGGCATCTTCCACAGCGCCGTTCAG GTTTATGGTGAAGATGAATGGTCATTTGGATTCTGTGAGCAAGGTACTGGAGTTTTTAGTTGCCCTTCTGGAAAAAATCCAATGTACACATACCGAGAATTTATTGTTCTAGGGAAAACAAGTTGTTCCATTTTCAAGGTAAATCAAATATTGAGAGAACTCAGTAGAGAGTGGCCTGGGTGTTCGTACGATCTATTGGCCAAAAACTGCAACCACTTCTGCGATGAATTCTGTGAGAGGCTTGGTGTTCCAAAACTTCCAG GTTGGGTTAATAGGTTTGCGAATGCTGGTGACACTGCTATGGAAGTGGCTGGAAATACAGCAATACGT TTGAGGCAAGCCAAGACAGAGGTTGTATCGGCAAGCAAAGTAGCATTACGGTTCCTTGTAGGTCTTACCAATAATGTCAGAAATGGTGCTCCACCAGAGTCCCCTAATTCAAACAGAGGAGGAGCATCAGCATCACCTAgatttcaagcttcttggttgAAAAATATGATTACCACTGGTGCAAAACCATCTACTAGTTCAGAAGCTGAGAATGAGAACGGGGTTGAGCCTCGACGACCACCGACGCATGAAGATGACAAGGCACTGCTACGGAGTTCATCATCTTCACATGATtcttga
- the LOC112751845 gene encoding pentatricopeptide repeat-containing protein At5g42450, mitochondrial isoform X2 has translation MFEEMSDLTVTSATAIIGGFAKRHCHEEAVYLFSRMLASTIRPNEFTFGTVIHSSTVSGNVHLGRQLHACAAKIGLGSHVFVGSALLDLYVKLSTMEEALKAFRDTQHPNVVSYTTMISGYLKRRMFEDALRIFSEMPERNVVSWNAMVGGCSQTGHNEEAVNFFIDMLKEGYIPNESTFPCVICAAANIAALGIGKSFHACAIKFLGKLDGFVGNSLISFYAKCGSIEESLLVFNKLLKRNIVSWNALICGYAQNGRGVEAIRFFERMRYTGPKPNEVTLLGLLLACNHAGLVDEGYSYFNQARLESPNLLKPEHYACMVDLLARSGRFTEAKHFLQSLHFDPGIGFWKALLGGCQVHSNMELGELAARKILALDPDDVSSYVMLSNAHSAAGRWSDVSMLRTEMKEKGLKRIPGCSWIEVTGKVHVFLTADHSHTENEEIYVLLGIFYEHFRENEASDLLNIHCISVQHNKQWKQLSLI, from the coding sequence ATGTTTGAGGAAATGTCTGACTTAACTGTTACATCAGCCACTGCCATAATTGGTGGCTTCGCTAAACGGCACTGCCATGAAGAAGCTGTCTATCTTTTCTCAAGAATGCTTGCCTCGACAATTAGGCCAAACGAGTTCACTTTTGGAACTGTGATTCACTCCTCCACTGTATCTGGAAATGTTCATCTTGGCAGGCAGCTGCATGCCTGTGCAGCAAAGATTGGCCTTGGTTCTCATGTATTTGTTGGTAGTGCTCTTCTTGATTTGTATGTGAAATTGAGTACTATGGAAGAAGCACTGAAGGCTTTCAGAGATACCCAACATCCCAATGTGGTGTCTTATACAACTATGATCTCTGGATATTTGAAGAGACGCATGTTCGAAGATGCCTTACGCATTTTCTCCGAGATGCCTGAGAGGAATGTTGTCTCTTGGAATGCAATGGTTGGTGGCTGCAGTCAAACAGGCCATAATGAAGAGGCTGTGAATTTTTTCATTGACATGCTTAAAGAAGGATATATACCTAATGAATCTACATTTCCCTGTGTAATTTGTGCAGCTGCAAATATTGCGGCCCTTGGAATTGGGAAAAGTTTCCATGCTTGTGCAATCAAGTTTCTGGGTAAGCTTGATGGGTTTGTTGGTAATTCGCTTATCAGCTTTTACGCAAAGTGTGGAAGCATCGAAGAAAGCCTCCTAGTATTCAACAAACTTCTTAAAAGGAACATAGTTTCTTGGAATGCTTTAATATGTGGTTATGCACAGAATGGAAGAGGTGTTGAAGCAATAAGATTCTTCGAAAGAATGCGTTATACAGGTCCTAAACCCAATGAGGTTACTCTTCTTGGACTACTCTTGGCTTGTAATCATGCTGGTCTTGTTGATGAAGGTTACTCATATTTCAATCAAGCTAGGCTTGAGAGCCCGAATTTGCTAAAACCTGAGCATTATGCTTGCATGGTTGACTTGCTTGCTCGCTCTGGACGCTTCACAGAAGCCAAACATTTCCTTCAGAGTTTGCATTTCGACCCGGGAATCGGATTTTGGAAGGCATTACTTGGGGGATGTCAAGTCCACTCAAACATGGAGTTAGGGGAGCTTGCAGCAAGAAAGATATTGGCTTTGGATCCTGATGATGTGTCTTCATATGTGATGTTGTCAAATGCACATTCTGCAGCGGGTAGGTGGTCAGATGTGTCGATGCTAAGGACAGAGATGAAGGAGAAAGGGTTGAAGAGGATTCCGGGTTGCAGTTGGATTGAAGTCACAGGCAAAGTTCATGTCTTTCTTACTGCAGATCATAGTCATACTGAAAATGAGGAAATTTATGTTCTTCTTGGAATTTTCTATGAACACTTCAGGGAAAATGAGGCTTCCGATTTGCTCAACATTCATTGCATTTCAGTTCAGCATAATAAACAATGGAAACAATTGAGTCTGATATAG
- the LOC112751845 gene encoding pentatricopeptide repeat-containing protein At5g42450, mitochondrial isoform X1, with the protein MKTNMKTIVSRLSIAPPTWITPHVVSYGYLTGTHQKHAIKHGTSPVERVIPLYGSGLITFQVACHMFEEMSDLTVTSATAIIGGFAKRHCHEEAVYLFSRMLASTIRPNEFTFGTVIHSSTVSGNVHLGRQLHACAAKIGLGSHVFVGSALLDLYVKLSTMEEALKAFRDTQHPNVVSYTTMISGYLKRRMFEDALRIFSEMPERNVVSWNAMVGGCSQTGHNEEAVNFFIDMLKEGYIPNESTFPCVICAAANIAALGIGKSFHACAIKFLGKLDGFVGNSLISFYAKCGSIEESLLVFNKLLKRNIVSWNALICGYAQNGRGVEAIRFFERMRYTGPKPNEVTLLGLLLACNHAGLVDEGYSYFNQARLESPNLLKPEHYACMVDLLARSGRFTEAKHFLQSLHFDPGIGFWKALLGGCQVHSNMELGELAARKILALDPDDVSSYVMLSNAHSAAGRWSDVSMLRTEMKEKGLKRIPGCSWIEVTGKVHVFLTADHSHTENEEIYVLLGIFYEHFRENEASDLLNIHCISVQHNKQWKQLSLI; encoded by the coding sequence ATGAAGACTAATATGAAAACCATAGTTTCTAGATTATCTATTGCTCCTCCTACATGGATCACACCCCATGTTGTTTCATATGGCTATCTGACTGGAACCCACCAAAAACATGCCATCAAGCATGGAACGTCACCTGTAGAAAGAGTGATTCCTCTGTATGGCTCAGGTTTAATCACTTTCCAAGTTGCCTGCCACATGTTTGAGGAAATGTCTGACTTAACTGTTACATCAGCCACTGCCATAATTGGTGGCTTCGCTAAACGGCACTGCCATGAAGAAGCTGTCTATCTTTTCTCAAGAATGCTTGCCTCGACAATTAGGCCAAACGAGTTCACTTTTGGAACTGTGATTCACTCCTCCACTGTATCTGGAAATGTTCATCTTGGCAGGCAGCTGCATGCCTGTGCAGCAAAGATTGGCCTTGGTTCTCATGTATTTGTTGGTAGTGCTCTTCTTGATTTGTATGTGAAATTGAGTACTATGGAAGAAGCACTGAAGGCTTTCAGAGATACCCAACATCCCAATGTGGTGTCTTATACAACTATGATCTCTGGATATTTGAAGAGACGCATGTTCGAAGATGCCTTACGCATTTTCTCCGAGATGCCTGAGAGGAATGTTGTCTCTTGGAATGCAATGGTTGGTGGCTGCAGTCAAACAGGCCATAATGAAGAGGCTGTGAATTTTTTCATTGACATGCTTAAAGAAGGATATATACCTAATGAATCTACATTTCCCTGTGTAATTTGTGCAGCTGCAAATATTGCGGCCCTTGGAATTGGGAAAAGTTTCCATGCTTGTGCAATCAAGTTTCTGGGTAAGCTTGATGGGTTTGTTGGTAATTCGCTTATCAGCTTTTACGCAAAGTGTGGAAGCATCGAAGAAAGCCTCCTAGTATTCAACAAACTTCTTAAAAGGAACATAGTTTCTTGGAATGCTTTAATATGTGGTTATGCACAGAATGGAAGAGGTGTTGAAGCAATAAGATTCTTCGAAAGAATGCGTTATACAGGTCCTAAACCCAATGAGGTTACTCTTCTTGGACTACTCTTGGCTTGTAATCATGCTGGTCTTGTTGATGAAGGTTACTCATATTTCAATCAAGCTAGGCTTGAGAGCCCGAATTTGCTAAAACCTGAGCATTATGCTTGCATGGTTGACTTGCTTGCTCGCTCTGGACGCTTCACAGAAGCCAAACATTTCCTTCAGAGTTTGCATTTCGACCCGGGAATCGGATTTTGGAAGGCATTACTTGGGGGATGTCAAGTCCACTCAAACATGGAGTTAGGGGAGCTTGCAGCAAGAAAGATATTGGCTTTGGATCCTGATGATGTGTCTTCATATGTGATGTTGTCAAATGCACATTCTGCAGCGGGTAGGTGGTCAGATGTGTCGATGCTAAGGACAGAGATGAAGGAGAAAGGGTTGAAGAGGATTCCGGGTTGCAGTTGGATTGAAGTCACAGGCAAAGTTCATGTCTTTCTTACTGCAGATCATAGTCATACTGAAAATGAGGAAATTTATGTTCTTCTTGGAATTTTCTATGAACACTTCAGGGAAAATGAGGCTTCCGATTTGCTCAACATTCATTGCATTTCAGTTCAGCATAATAAACAATGGAAACAATTGAGTCTGATATAG